CTCGGCGTCTCCGCCGCCGACTGTGATGCGTCACCCCGCACTGTTCCTCCCGCCGTTGGCTTCGATCGTCGTCTCGGCCGCCGGCGCCTCGGGACCCTGCTGCGGGATCACGGGCTGCGTCGTGCCGTCGTGCAGGTGCGCGTACTCGACCGGTGCGGCCATGGCCTCGGCCGGGGCCCCGCTCTCCCCGCCCTCGTCGAAGCCCGCCACGGGCTCGGGGGCCGGGGGCGCCGGCGCCCAGGACACCGACATCCCGCCGCCGACGAGGGCGAAGAGGAAGCCGATGACGAGACCGCCGAAGTTCGACACGGGGATGGAGACAAGCCCGAGCACGATCGCCGCGACGCCCGCGAAGACCCGGACGAGGGGCTGGAACCACATCGTCAGGCCGAGCGTGATGAGCAGGACGCCGATGATCAG
The DNA window shown above is from Streptomyces showdoensis and carries:
- a CDS encoding DUF6114 domain-containing protein, producing the protein MSAESTASSGVPHDNRFKVWRQTRPFWAGLFTMIGGVPIAYLPYGDMRLGNVTLAMKTTAGAGALIIGVLLITLGLTMWFQPLVRVFAGVAAIVLGLVSIPVSNFGGLVIGFLFALVGGGMSVSWAPAPPAPEPVAGFDEGGESGAPAEAMAAPVEYAHLHDGTTQPVIPQQGPEAPAAETTIEANGGRNSAG